The following proteins come from a genomic window of Methanocella conradii HZ254:
- a CDS encoding class I SAM-dependent methyltransferase, producing MSLRVSRLYSLVSSSRMFMDFYESVSSQVLKRLPAGRILDIGTGPGRLPLMIAAKNRYVRVTGIDASPDMIRIAQGLAAKRGVASVDFDVGRADELPVGDEEFDLVISTLSFHHWKKPDAALDEIYRVLREGGEAWIYDIPKKVSPQAWSHLKSRYGTVASLLMRMHTLTEPFYDEKMLAELSRESRFKKFEIDYMLFTYRLRLYK from the coding sequence ATGTCGCTCAGGGTTTCAAGGCTATACTCGCTTGTCTCGTCTTCCAGAATGTTCATGGACTTCTATGAAAGCGTATCCTCCCAGGTGCTGAAGCGCCTGCCTGCAGGAAGAATACTTGATATTGGCACGGGCCCGGGGAGGCTGCCCCTGATGATCGCCGCGAAAAACAGGTACGTCCGCGTCACAGGCATTGACGCCTCGCCTGACATGATAAGGATTGCACAAGGACTGGCGGCTAAGAGGGGGGTGGCCAGCGTAGACTTCGATGTTGGCCGTGCGGATGAGTTGCCCGTCGGCGACGAAGAGTTCGACCTCGTGATAAGCACGCTCTCATTCCACCACTGGAAGAAGCCGGACGCGGCGCTGGATGAAATCTATCGGGTGCTGCGCGAAGGCGGCGAAGCATGGATATACGATATCCCGAAAAAGGTAAGCCCTCAGGCCTGGAGCCATCTGAAAAGCCGCTATGGCACCGTAGCCTCATTATTAATGCGCATGCACACGCTAACCGAGCCATTCTACGATGAGAAAATGCTGGCGGAGCTCTCCAGGGAATCCCGCTTTAAAAAGTTTGAAATAGATTACATGCTTTTCACGTACAGGCTGAGGCTTTATAAGTGA
- a CDS encoding UbiA family prenyltransferase — protein sequence MTNKLKAIWELTRLEHGIIYGLGVFIALAIAARGLPDPTVALAGVMGTVLAEMGAFALNDYYDVEVDVKNNRTDRPIVRGDISKKEALGIAVATSLLSLVAIYFTGSMGAVLVVASLVLFGVLYNARLKEYGIWGNVYISFTMAAPFLFGSVLFAGNNLVLFVIAAIAFLVGLGREIMKGIMDMEGDALRNVRTVARTRGPDFAKYAALALYAGGIIISPLPLFMNDPQFYMSPVYGFFAFVSVAILAYVCYTLLRSHDAKTIGKARKTTLASMAVALLGVLLTALL from the coding sequence ATGACGAATAAGCTTAAGGCCATATGGGAACTGACCAGGCTGGAGCATGGCATCATCTATGGGCTTGGCGTATTCATAGCCCTCGCCATAGCGGCTAGGGGCCTGCCCGACCCGACGGTAGCCCTCGCTGGCGTCATGGGCACGGTGCTGGCTGAGATGGGCGCCTTCGCTCTAAACGACTATTACGATGTGGAGGTGGACGTTAAAAATAACCGCACGGATCGCCCCATCGTGCGGGGGGACATATCTAAAAAGGAGGCGCTTGGCATCGCTGTGGCCACGTCACTGCTCAGCTTAGTGGCCATCTACTTCACGGGCAGCATGGGCGCAGTCCTGGTGGTGGCGTCCCTCGTGCTTTTCGGCGTCCTGTACAATGCCAGGCTCAAGGAATACGGCATCTGGGGTAATGTTTATATAAGCTTTACAATGGCAGCTCCCTTTTTGTTCGGGAGTGTGCTTTTCGCGGGGAATAACCTCGTCCTGTTCGTGATAGCGGCCATTGCCTTCCTGGTGGGCCTGGGCAGGGAGATAATGAAGGGCATCATGGACATGGAGGGCGATGCTTTGAGGAACGTCAGGACTGTGGCCCGAACCAGAGGCCCTGATTTCGCCAAATACGCCGCATTAGCGCTATACGCAGGGGGCATAATAATCTCCCCGCTACCCCTATTCATGAACGACCCACAGTTTTATATGAGCCCTGTCTACGGGTTTTTTGCATTCGTCTCGGTGGCCATCCTCGCCTACGTGTGCTACACGCTGCTCAGGAGCCATGATGCTAAGACTATAGGCAAGGCCCGGAAGACAACGCTGGCCTCGATGGCCGTGGCGCTCCTCGGCGTCCTGCTCACCGCTTTGCTATAA
- a CDS encoding DUF367 family protein → MPLLYVYHARQDDPKKCSARRMQKFGLAILYEAVEKLPYGAILLNPMAKKALSPSDAMYAKKGIVVLDCTWDEVERVFPLLRPKRMKERALPYLLASNPVNYGKPFMLNSAEAFVAALYILGYKEQALEVARRFKWGETFLTLNKEPLEAYASAKGSEEIVAIQKEFMP, encoded by the coding sequence ATGCCCCTGCTCTATGTGTACCACGCTCGCCAGGATGACCCTAAGAAGTGCTCTGCCAGGCGGATGCAAAAGTTCGGGCTGGCCATATTGTATGAGGCGGTGGAGAAGCTGCCATATGGCGCCATATTGCTGAACCCGATGGCAAAGAAGGCCCTATCGCCATCGGACGCGATGTATGCTAAAAAAGGGATAGTAGTCCTGGACTGCACCTGGGATGAGGTGGAGCGCGTCTTTCCGCTACTGAGGCCAAAGCGCATGAAAGAAAGGGCGCTCCCTTACCTGCTGGCCTCAAACCCAGTAAACTATGGCAAGCCCTTCATGCTTAACAGCGCCGAGGCGTTCGTCGCCGCCCTCTACATTTTAGGTTATAAGGAGCAGGCCCTGGAGGTGGCGAGGCGCTTCAAGTGGGGAGAGACGTTCCTGACGTTAAACAAAGAGCCACTCGAAGCATACGCATCCGCGAAGGGCTCGGAAGAGATAGTAGCCATCCAGAAGGAGTTCATGCCATGA
- a CDS encoding ATP-dependent DNA helicase — protein MRISELDLPAPVKEFYERSGIKELYPPQAEAVKKGFLEGRSLLAAIPTASGKTLLAEMAMLKSISHGGKALYIVPLKALASEKFERFRQFETLGVRTGISTGDYDSRDEWLGDRDIIVATSEKADSLLRNGAPWLSSLTIVVADEVHLIDSANRGPTLEVTLARLRRLNPSLQIIALSATIGNAKELAGWMGAELVVSDWRPTTLKEGVFFGRAINFQDEKRVISTPGPDEVLALVSDTLAEGGQCIVFTNTRKSSEGIAQKVAKSLSKKLTEEEKAAFQDIKQQVLRHAETDTCARLAACVEHGAAFHHAGLKNEHRRIVEDEFRRNRIKVIACTPTLAAGLNLPARRVIIKDYRRYDVNYGSVPIPVLEYKQMAGRAGRPGLDPYGEAVLIAKTHDEMGELMDNYVLSEPEHITSKLGTEPALRSHVLSAIATDLCRDESDLYDFMDTTFYAYQRGDLSAVIKNVLDFLEAERMVVRSGDRLNASELGRLVSRLYVDPLSASIIVRALEAAKKRGEPYQKEIALLQLICATPDVRPLYLRRSDYGWVVKYTEDHIDDFLTEVPGAGDETDFEAFLATVKTAALVDMWINERNEEEITSFYSIGPGDVRSLMESCVWLMHATAEISGLLRAPVTTEARELAVRIEHGISRELMDLIELEGVGRVRARKLYDAGFRDRETLKKADEAAVAAVLGEKVAAKVLAQLGRKDVAATTGPDDTIGQSTLLLFHE, from the coding sequence ATGAGAATATCCGAGCTGGACCTCCCCGCGCCCGTTAAGGAGTTTTATGAGCGCTCGGGCATAAAAGAGCTTTACCCGCCCCAGGCGGAGGCGGTGAAAAAGGGCTTCCTGGAGGGCAGAAGCCTGCTAGCCGCCATACCCACGGCGAGTGGCAAGACCCTGCTGGCAGAGATGGCCATGCTTAAATCCATATCACATGGGGGGAAGGCGCTCTACATCGTGCCCTTGAAGGCGCTGGCATCAGAAAAGTTCGAGCGCTTCAGGCAGTTCGAGACGCTGGGCGTCAGGACTGGCATCTCGACGGGCGATTACGACTCCAGGGATGAGTGGCTCGGCGATAGGGACATAATCGTGGCCACCTCGGAAAAGGCGGACTCCCTCCTCAGGAATGGCGCTCCGTGGCTTTCCAGCCTCACCATCGTCGTGGCGGACGAGGTGCACCTTATAGACTCCGCGAATCGTGGCCCCACGCTCGAGGTTACGCTCGCCAGGCTCAGGAGGCTCAACCCTTCCTTACAGATAATAGCCCTATCGGCCACGATAGGCAACGCTAAGGAGCTGGCAGGCTGGATGGGAGCGGAATTAGTGGTCAGCGACTGGAGGCCTACAACATTGAAGGAGGGCGTGTTTTTCGGGAGGGCAATAAACTTTCAGGATGAAAAGAGAGTCATCAGCACGCCCGGCCCGGACGAGGTGCTGGCGCTCGTCTCGGACACGCTGGCCGAGGGGGGCCAATGCATAGTTTTCACGAACACGAGGAAGAGCAGCGAGGGCATAGCCCAGAAGGTGGCGAAAAGCCTCTCTAAGAAGCTTACAGAAGAGGAAAAGGCGGCATTTCAAGACATTAAGCAGCAGGTATTGCGCCACGCCGAGACGGACACGTGTGCTAGGCTGGCCGCCTGCGTTGAGCACGGGGCAGCTTTCCATCATGCGGGGCTGAAGAACGAGCACCGTCGCATCGTCGAGGACGAGTTTAGGAGGAATAGGATAAAGGTTATCGCCTGTACCCCCACGCTCGCCGCAGGGCTAAACCTGCCCGCAAGGCGCGTCATAATCAAGGACTACAGGCGCTATGACGTTAACTATGGGAGCGTGCCCATACCCGTCCTGGAGTATAAGCAGATGGCGGGGAGGGCGGGGAGGCCTGGGCTGGACCCGTATGGCGAGGCGGTGCTCATCGCTAAAACGCATGACGAGATGGGCGAGCTCATGGACAATTACGTCCTCTCCGAGCCGGAGCATATCACCTCGAAGCTTGGCACTGAGCCCGCCTTGAGGTCTCACGTTCTATCGGCAATAGCAACCGACCTATGCCGTGACGAGTCGGACCTTTACGATTTCATGGATACCACGTTTTACGCTTATCAAAGGGGTGACCTCTCAGCCGTAATAAAAAACGTTCTCGACTTTTTGGAGGCGGAGAGGATGGTCGTGCGGAGCGGGGACAGGCTTAACGCCTCGGAACTGGGCCGGCTTGTTTCCAGGCTGTACGTGGACCCCTTGTCGGCCTCCATCATCGTAAGGGCGCTTGAGGCGGCCAAAAAGAGGGGCGAGCCCTACCAGAAGGAGATAGCCCTGCTGCAATTGATTTGCGCCACCCCGGACGTGAGGCCGCTTTACCTGCGCAGGTCGGATTATGGCTGGGTAGTCAAGTATACAGAGGACCATATCGACGATTTCCTGACCGAGGTTCCCGGGGCAGGCGACGAAACGGACTTCGAGGCTTTCCTTGCCACAGTGAAGACAGCGGCGCTCGTGGATATGTGGATAAACGAGCGGAATGAGGAGGAGATCACCTCCTTCTATAGCATCGGCCCTGGCGACGTGCGTAGCCTGATGGAGTCCTGTGTCTGGCTTATGCATGCCACCGCTGAGATATCTGGCCTGCTTAGGGCGCCCGTTACGACGGAGGCCCGTGAGCTTGCGGTGCGGATCGAGCACGGCATTAGCAGGGAGCTCATGGATCTAATCGAGCTGGAGGGCGTTGGCCGGGTTCGGGCGCGTAAGCTTTACGATGCCGGCTTTAGGGATAGGGAGACGTTGAAGAAGGCCGACGAGGCGGCGGTGGCGGCCGTTCTGGGCGAGAAGGTTGCTGCGAAGGTGCTGGCCCAGCTCGGCCGGAAAGACGTGGCGGCCACCACAGGGCCTGACGATACTATAGGGCAAAGCACCCTCCTCCTCTTCCATGAATGA
- the cgi121 gene encoding KEOPS complex subunit Cgi121, whose product MSVLIIVGGRVEIKDVRAFIARMAAIGKEHNVTIQAVNADLIAGRGHLEYAVSKAMEAFQNKTNLARDPGMEIMLYLRGKRQIEKALEMGVHPGMNNVAIAIVGDGAEDARDKVLSLLDEVDDKVVDYDHKKDEALMRLYDITSAEVEIVGRERIPLLARERSALLEFEK is encoded by the coding sequence ATGTCTGTCCTCATCATCGTAGGCGGCAGGGTAGAGATAAAGGACGTCAGGGCTTTCATAGCCAGGATGGCGGCGATAGGGAAGGAGCACAATGTCACGATACAGGCGGTCAACGCAGACCTCATCGCCGGGCGGGGACACCTCGAGTACGCCGTCAGCAAGGCCATGGAGGCGTTCCAGAACAAAACCAACCTGGCCAGGGACCCGGGCATGGAGATAATGCTCTACCTCCGAGGCAAGCGGCAAATCGAAAAGGCCCTGGAGATGGGAGTCCACCCTGGCATGAATAACGTGGCCATAGCCATCGTCGGGGATGGAGCGGAAGACGCAAGGGACAAGGTACTGTCTTTACTCGATGAGGTCGATGATAAGGTGGTCGATTACGACCATAAAAAAGACGAGGCGTTGATGCGCTTATATGATATCACGTCGGCCGAAGTGGAGATAGTCGGCAGAGAGCGCATCCCTTTGCTGGCCAGGGAGCGCTCTGCACTTCTTGAGTTTGAAAAATAA
- a CDS encoding elongation factor 1-beta: MGKVMAVIKVMPDSVERDVNKLMDGLKDALPRSAELKGMQVKPIAFGLKAIICAVVVSDTEGGTEPVEEAFRKVPGVESVMVESVDLV, from the coding sequence ATGGGAAAGGTAATGGCGGTCATTAAGGTCATGCCGGATAGCGTCGAGCGTGACGTCAATAAGCTGATGGATGGGCTGAAGGATGCGCTGCCAAGGAGCGCTGAGTTAAAGGGCATGCAGGTGAAGCCCATCGCTTTCGGCTTGAAGGCAATAATATGTGCCGTGGTCGTGAGCGACACGGAGGGCGGCACGGAGCCAGTTGAAGAGGCTTTCCGGAAGGTGCCCGGCGTCGAAAGCGTCATGGTTGAGAGCGTGGACCTTGTATAG
- a CDS encoding HVO_2753 family zinc finger protein, whose amino-acid sequence MAERVKNCISCGVRLEGAGAVRFKCPTCGTEIGRCGKCRKQSNVYVCPSCGFKGP is encoded by the coding sequence ATGGCTGAAAGAGTGAAGAATTGCATCTCATGCGGCGTCCGCCTGGAAGGGGCTGGCGCCGTCAGGTTTAAGTGTCCGACGTGTGGCACCGAAATCGGCCGCTGCGGCAAGTGTAGGAAGCAGTCGAACGTGTACGTTTGCCCGTCGTGTGGCTTTAAGGGGCCGTGA
- a CDS encoding argininosuccinate synthase → MKKVVLAYSGGLDTSVCIPILKENYGFDKVITVTVDVGQPAEEIEAASKKAKLIADKHYTIDAKDEFVNDYIFRAIKANAAYEGYVIGTSLARPLIARKCVEVAKKEGADALAHGCTGKGNDQLRFEAVFRATDLAVIAPMRDMNLTRKWEIEYAKKHGIPVPVTKAKPWSVDENIWSRSIEGGRLEDPSFMPPEEIYKWTTDPLKAPDKPDIVSIGFKEGVPVSLNGKKMGGVELILELHGIAGRHGVGRTDMMEDRVLGLKARENYEHPAATVLLTAHKDLEKLCLSRAELRFKAAVDEAWAELGYMGLVEEPLYADLNAFIDETQKRVNGTVKVKLYKGSCMPVARESPTALYSEELVSFDGKSLDQKDAEGYAKFYGFQARLYKKLINQ, encoded by the coding sequence ATGAAGAAGGTCGTACTTGCATATTCCGGAGGCCTGGATACTTCGGTCTGCATTCCTATTCTAAAGGAGAACTATGGCTTTGATAAGGTCATCACGGTGACTGTAGACGTCGGCCAGCCGGCCGAGGAGATCGAGGCCGCTTCCAAAAAGGCGAAGCTCATAGCTGACAAGCACTACACGATAGACGCCAAGGACGAGTTCGTAAACGACTACATTTTCCGGGCGATAAAGGCTAACGCGGCCTATGAGGGGTATGTTATAGGCACGTCTCTGGCCAGGCCATTGATAGCCAGGAAGTGCGTCGAAGTGGCCAAAAAGGAGGGGGCGGATGCGCTGGCGCATGGCTGCACAGGCAAGGGCAACGACCAGCTAAGGTTTGAGGCCGTGTTCAGGGCGACCGACCTGGCCGTCATCGCACCGATGAGGGACATGAACCTGACCAGGAAGTGGGAGATCGAGTACGCTAAGAAGCATGGCATACCCGTGCCCGTGACCAAGGCCAAGCCGTGGAGCGTGGACGAGAACATCTGGTCCAGGAGCATCGAGGGCGGCAGGCTTGAAGACCCTTCTTTTATGCCCCCTGAGGAGATATACAAGTGGACTACTGACCCGTTAAAGGCGCCTGATAAGCCCGATATAGTGTCCATAGGCTTTAAGGAAGGGGTGCCCGTCTCCCTAAATGGAAAAAAAATGGGCGGCGTAGAGCTGATTTTAGAGCTTCACGGCATAGCGGGCAGGCATGGAGTCGGGCGCACCGACATGATGGAGGACCGCGTGCTTGGCCTCAAGGCGAGGGAAAACTACGAGCACCCCGCAGCCACGGTGCTTCTCACGGCGCATAAGGACCTGGAGAAGCTGTGCCTTTCCAGGGCGGAGCTGCGCTTCAAGGCCGCCGTGGACGAGGCGTGGGCAGAGCTGGGCTATATGGGCCTGGTGGAGGAGCCATTATACGCAGACCTTAACGCCTTCATCGACGAGACGCAGAAGCGCGTCAATGGCACGGTTAAGGTAAAGCTATACAAGGGAAGCTGCATGCCCGTTGCCCGTGAATCGCCCACCGCGCTGTACAGCGAGGAGCTGGTATCTTTCGACGGCAAGTCGCTCGACCAGAAGGATGCCGAGGGCTATGCGAAGTTCTACGGCTTCCAGGCGAGGCTTTACAAAAAATTAATTAACCAGTAG
- the carB gene encoding carbamoyl-phosphate synthase large subunit, producing MPKRPDIKKVLLIGSGPILIGQAAEFDFSGSQACRSLREEGIEVVLVNSNPATIMTDPEMADAVYIEPLTPDVVAQIIERERPDGILAGLGGQTGLNITSELAEMGVLDKYGVKILGTPLKAIYDTEDRDRFKHAMEAIGEKVPRSYACHSVEEAVAVVDKLGLPLIVRSAFTLGGTGSGVAHTVQELKHIVELGLKRSRIHQVLVEESVLGWKEFEYEVMRDANDTCITICNMENIDPMGIHTGESIVVTPSQTLSDEDHQTLRSAAIKIIRSLGIEGGCNIQFAWKDGDYRVVEVNPRVSRSSALASKATGYPIARIAAKIAIGLNLHEIQNKVTMETPASFEPTIDYVVVKIPRWPFDKFKNADKHITTSMKSTGEVMAIGRTFEEALQKAVNSLDISEFWGYGNWSKAEMADLLKNPTHERLFVIYKALQTGAFTIEQIARLTNIDPWFIRKIKNIVDMAETLKADIGKETLLKAKRMGFTDEWIAELHGITPEEVSDLRHRYGILPTFKMVDTCAAEFAAKTPYYYSTYEQECELVPSNRKKVLIIGAGPIRIGQGIEFDYCTVHAVNALRESGIEAHIINNNPETVSTDFDVSDKLFFEPITLEHVMNVIEKERPYGVMVQFGGQTSVNMAIPLQMELNRRKDLGTIIIGTSPDDMNIAEDRDLWGRMMKEMGILQPEHGIAYSTEEAKVEARRIGYPILVRPSYVLGGRAMEIVYDEADLERYMAEAVKVSRKHPVLIDDFLENAIEIDVDAVSDGKDVLIGAIMEHIEEAGIHSGDSACVIPPQSLPQEVQDRVREIVKKIALALHVKGCINIQMAYKDGKVYVLEANPRSSRTIPFVSKATGVPLAKIAAKAIIGYTLKDMGYTEEPKPKYVSVKEVVLPFDKLPGADPLLGPEMRSTGEVMGIDTDFGKAFFKAEQSAFNTLPTQGTVFISVRDEDKEEMARIARKLQSNGLKLIGTSGTKKYLEARGIPVTLISKVHEGSPNVIDLMRKGKVDLIINTPTSKMARKDGSRIRRAAVDFEVPYVTTIQAARASADAISAMGKSRMSIKSLNEYLEIKREGCAAGSVKVKHPIKADP from the coding sequence ATGCCTAAGCGTCCTGACATAAAGAAAGTACTGCTCATAGGTAGCGGCCCTATTTTAATCGGCCAGGCCGCCGAGTTCGACTTCTCGGGGAGCCAGGCATGCCGCTCCCTCCGGGAAGAAGGCATAGAAGTAGTCCTGGTAAACTCTAACCCTGCCACGATTATGACGGACCCGGAGATGGCGGACGCCGTGTATATAGAGCCACTGACGCCTGACGTGGTCGCCCAGATCATTGAGAGGGAGCGCCCGGACGGGATACTCGCCGGCCTGGGGGGCCAGACTGGCCTGAACATCACCTCTGAGCTTGCCGAGATGGGCGTGCTCGATAAGTATGGGGTAAAGATACTCGGGACGCCCCTTAAGGCCATCTACGATACGGAGGACAGGGACCGGTTCAAGCACGCCATGGAGGCCATCGGCGAGAAGGTGCCACGCTCATACGCCTGCCACTCCGTAGAAGAGGCGGTCGCCGTCGTTGATAAGCTCGGCCTCCCGCTCATAGTCAGGTCGGCTTTCACGCTTGGCGGCACGGGAAGCGGAGTAGCCCACACCGTACAAGAATTAAAGCATATAGTCGAGCTGGGGCTGAAGCGCTCCCGCATACACCAGGTACTCGTAGAGGAGAGCGTATTAGGCTGGAAGGAGTTCGAGTACGAGGTCATGAGGGACGCCAATGATACCTGTATAACCATCTGCAACATGGAGAATATCGACCCGATGGGCATACACACGGGCGAGTCTATAGTGGTGACGCCCTCCCAGACTCTCTCTGATGAAGACCACCAGACGCTCCGCTCGGCGGCCATCAAGATAATCAGGTCCCTCGGCATAGAAGGGGGCTGCAACATCCAGTTCGCGTGGAAAGACGGCGACTATCGCGTCGTCGAGGTCAATCCAAGGGTATCGAGGTCATCCGCCCTCGCCAGCAAAGCCACGGGATACCCAATAGCACGCATCGCCGCCAAGATAGCGATAGGCCTCAACCTCCACGAAATACAAAACAAAGTGACCATGGAGACCCCCGCCTCTTTCGAGCCTACGATAGACTACGTGGTCGTGAAGATACCGCGCTGGCCCTTTGACAAGTTCAAGAACGCGGACAAGCACATCACCACGTCGATGAAGTCTACAGGGGAGGTCATGGCCATTGGGCGCACATTTGAGGAGGCGCTGCAGAAGGCAGTGAACTCTTTAGACATAAGCGAGTTCTGGGGCTACGGTAACTGGTCGAAGGCGGAGATGGCCGACCTGCTTAAAAATCCAACTCATGAGCGGCTTTTTGTGATATATAAGGCCTTGCAGACGGGCGCCTTCACCATCGAGCAGATAGCGAGGCTTACTAATATTGACCCCTGGTTTATCCGTAAGATTAAGAATATCGTGGACATGGCAGAGACTCTCAAGGCTGATATCGGCAAGGAAACGCTCTTAAAGGCGAAGCGGATGGGCTTCACCGACGAGTGGATAGCGGAGCTGCACGGCATCACGCCAGAGGAGGTCAGCGACCTGAGGCACAGGTACGGCATCCTGCCAACGTTCAAGATGGTAGACACCTGCGCCGCCGAGTTCGCCGCAAAAACCCCATACTACTACTCCACATACGAGCAGGAGTGCGAGCTCGTCCCCTCAAACAGGAAAAAGGTGCTCATAATAGGCGCAGGCCCCATAAGGATAGGCCAGGGCATCGAGTTTGACTATTGTACGGTGCACGCGGTAAACGCCTTGAGGGAGTCGGGCATAGAGGCCCATATCATTAACAACAACCCGGAGACCGTGTCCACCGACTTCGACGTGTCCGACAAGCTGTTCTTCGAGCCGATAACCCTGGAGCACGTCATGAACGTCATCGAGAAGGAGCGGCCTTACGGAGTGATGGTCCAGTTCGGCGGCCAGACCTCGGTCAACATGGCCATACCCCTCCAGATGGAGCTGAACAGGCGTAAGGATTTAGGCACCATCATAATTGGCACCAGCCCAGACGACATGAACATAGCTGAGGACAGGGATTTATGGGGGAGGATGATGAAGGAGATGGGCATCCTCCAGCCGGAGCATGGCATCGCCTACTCGACGGAGGAGGCGAAGGTAGAGGCCAGGCGCATCGGCTACCCCATACTGGTGAGGCCGTCGTATGTCCTGGGCGGCAGGGCCATGGAAATCGTGTATGACGAGGCCGACCTGGAGAGGTACATGGCGGAAGCCGTGAAAGTGTCTAGAAAGCACCCGGTTCTCATCGACGACTTCCTTGAGAACGCCATAGAGATAGACGTGGACGCCGTGAGCGATGGAAAGGACGTCTTAATAGGAGCCATCATGGAGCACATAGAGGAGGCGGGCATACACTCGGGAGACTCGGCATGCGTAATCCCGCCCCAGTCGCTCCCGCAAGAGGTCCAGGACCGCGTACGAGAAATAGTTAAAAAGATTGCCCTGGCGCTTCACGTCAAGGGCTGCATAAATATACAGATGGCATATAAGGATGGCAAGGTATACGTGCTGGAGGCCAACCCCAGGTCTTCGAGGACCATACCGTTCGTGAGCAAGGCTACTGGGGTGCCGCTGGCAAAGATAGCGGCAAAGGCGATAATAGGCTACACGTTGAAAGATATGGGCTATACCGAGGAGCCAAAGCCGAAGTACGTCTCGGTAAAGGAAGTCGTGCTTCCCTTCGATAAGCTGCCTGGAGCGGACCCACTCTTGGGGCCGGAGATGCGCTCCACAGGAGAGGTAATGGGCATCGACACGGACTTCGGAAAGGCGTTCTTCAAGGCCGAGCAGTCAGCCTTCAACACTCTCCCCACCCAGGGCACGGTGTTCATCTCGGTCAGGGATGAAGACAAGGAGGAGATGGCTCGCATCGCCCGTAAGCTGCAGTCTAACGGCCTTAAGCTCATCGGCACCTCTGGCACCAAGAAGTACCTTGAGGCTCGGGGCATCCCTGTGACTCTCATAAGCAAGGTTCATGAGGGCAGCCCCAACGTAATTGATTTGATGCGTAAGGGCAAGGTGGACCTCATCATTAATACCCCGACGTCAAAGATGGCGAGGAAGGATGGAAGCCGTATCAGGCGGGCTGCCGTCGACTTTGAGGTGCCCTACGTGACGACCATCCAGGCTGCCAGGGCGTCCGCAGACGCCATCAGCGCCATGGGCAAGAGCAGGATGAGCATCAAGTCTCTTAACGAGTACCTCGAGATTAAAAGGGAGGGATGTGCCGCGGGCTCGGTTAAGGTAAAGCATCCTATAAAGGCTGACCCTTGA
- the carA gene encoding glutamine-hydrolyzing carbamoyl-phosphate synthase small subunit, which translates to MKAVLGLEDGTYVVGEGFGREGVTLGELVFATPYTGYEEALTDPSYKGQILLFTYPLIGNYGVNPESFQSDGIKAEALVVREKCVHPSHPRYRMSLDEFLCREGVSGIAEVDTRMLTIKTRRHGTMRSALIVGSDDGEKACELARGMEMDHRLIEKVTCRQPYEIKGNGPRIVVMDFGVKKNIVNSLARRGVNVIVVPATTSYQAVMDYRPDAILLSNGPGDPQDARNGIEVARQAAGNLPLFGICLGHQIIGLAMGANTYKLKFGHRGANQPVIDLVEKKVYITSQNHGYAVDPQSVGGTGLEVTQTNANDGTVEAMKNDRMRIMSVQYHPEACPGPRDTNWLFDMIVKKAGESHA; encoded by the coding sequence ATGAAGGCAGTACTTGGGCTGGAAGATGGCACCTACGTGGTCGGGGAGGGTTTCGGCCGCGAGGGCGTAACCCTTGGCGAGCTTGTTTTTGCGACGCCATACACGGGCTATGAGGAAGCGCTCACCGATCCCTCGTATAAGGGCCAGATACTCCTTTTCACTTATCCTTTGATCGGCAACTACGGGGTTAACCCTGAGAGTTTTCAGTCTGATGGCATCAAGGCGGAGGCACTCGTGGTCCGCGAGAAGTGCGTGCACCCGTCGCATCCACGATATAGGATGTCTCTTGACGAGTTTCTTTGCAGGGAGGGGGTTTCGGGCATCGCGGAGGTGGACACGCGCATGCTCACGATTAAGACGAGAAGGCATGGCACCATGCGCTCGGCCCTCATCGTAGGGAGCGACGATGGCGAGAAGGCCTGCGAGCTAGCAAGGGGCATGGAGATGGATCATAGGCTGATTGAGAAGGTGACGTGCAGGCAGCCCTACGAGATAAAGGGCAATGGCCCCCGCATCGTGGTCATGGACTTCGGGGTTAAGAAGAACATAGTCAATAGCCTCGCCCGGAGGGGGGTAAACGTCATCGTGGTGCCCGCCACCACTTCTTATCAGGCAGTCATGGATTATAGGCCGGACGCCATCCTATTATCTAATGGGCCGGGCGACCCCCAGGATGCCAGGAACGGGATAGAGGTCGCCAGACAGGCAGCCGGGAACCTGCCGCTATTCGGGATATGCCTCGGGCACCAGATCATAGGGCTGGCCATGGGGGCCAATACCTACAAGCTCAAGTTCGGCCACAGGGGGGCAAACCAGCCGGTAATAGACCTAGTTGAGAAGAAGGTGTACATCACGAGCCAGAACCACGGCTACGCAGTAGACCCGCAGAGCGTCGGGGGCACGGGCCTCGAGGTCACGCAGACTAACGCTAACGATGGCACCGTCGAGGCAATGAAAAACGATAGGATGCGCATCATGAGCGTCCAGTACCACCCGGAGGCGTGCCCTGGGCCGAGGGATACGAACTGGCTCTTCGATATGATAGTAAAAAAGGCGGGTGAGAGCCATGCCTAA